In the genome of Altererythrobacter sp. TH136, one region contains:
- a CDS encoding response regulator translates to MALIFYAEDDSLMGELVQATLLDAGHAVGVLGDGEDALRALRRRKPDLAIVDMAMPQISGSELIKIVRRDPELYAIPILVLTARRSAEDEAIARQAGANGYLRKPFEPERLVSMVNQLLEWSRTREAPKPPEERAL, encoded by the coding sequence ATGGCGTTGATCTTCTATGCCGAAGACGATTCGCTGATGGGCGAGCTGGTCCAGGCCACGCTGCTGGATGCAGGTCACGCGGTCGGGGTGCTGGGCGACGGCGAGGATGCCCTGCGCGCGCTGCGTCGCCGCAAGCCGGATCTCGCGATCGTGGACATGGCGATGCCGCAGATAAGCGGGTCCGAGTTGATCAAGATCGTCCGCCGCGATCCCGAGCTCTACGCCATTCCGATCCTAGTACTGACCGCCCGGCGATCCGCTGAGGATGAGGCGATCGCTCGCCAGGCAGGCGCCAACGGTTATCTGCGCAAGCCGTTCGAGCCCGAGCGGCTGGTCAGCATGGTCAATCAGTTGCTCGAATGGTCCCGCACCCGCGAGGCGCCCAAGCCACCCGAAGAGCGGGCCCTCTAG
- the dut gene encoding dUTP diphosphatase, with protein sequence MSEAIGVEVKRLPHGVGLALPAYATGGAAGMDVLAAEQVTIAPGARHAVATGLALAIPAGFEIQVRPRSGLALKHGISVPNAPGTIDSDYRGELKIILINHGAESFAIERGDRIAQLVLAPVLRADWHEVSQLSDTERGSGGFGSTGGHARLSRE encoded by the coding sequence ATGAGTGAGGCAATTGGCGTCGAGGTAAAGCGACTGCCGCACGGCGTAGGGCTGGCATTGCCCGCTTACGCAACCGGCGGCGCGGCGGGGATGGACGTCCTTGCCGCGGAACAGGTGACCATCGCGCCCGGCGCCCGCCACGCCGTTGCCACCGGATTGGCGCTCGCCATCCCGGCCGGGTTCGAAATCCAGGTGCGCCCGCGTTCGGGCCTGGCGCTCAAGCACGGTATCAGCGTGCCGAACGCGCCCGGCACGATCGACAGCGATTACCGCGGCGAGCTTAAAATCATCCTGATCAACCACGGCGCGGAATCATTCGCCATCGAACGCGGAGACCGGATCGCACAGCTCGTGCTGGCGCCTGTCCTGCGGGCGGACTGGCACGAGGTTTCGCAGCTGTCCGACACCGAGCGCGGATCGGGCGGGTTCGGCTCGACCGGTGGACACGCGCGCCTCTCACGGGAGTGA
- a CDS encoding bifunctional phosphopantothenoylcysteine decarboxylase/phosphopantothenate synthase, with product MHELVGQRPHREPSRLSGPKVLLVIGGGIAAYKSCELVRLIRRGGGEVTCVLTEGGSQFVTPLALAALSENKVYTSLFDLKDEVEMGHIQLSRAADLVVVCPATADLLAKMAAGIADDLATTLILATDKPVLAVPAMNVKMWLHEATRRNVAWLREAGVDVMEPDEGPMACGEFGPGRLPDPEVVWAEIAARFGLVADCEGGLVEALEPEAEVDGGGRLSSLLSSLVPRTTALRQPSDGDDDLAAPLPPVEEDEHARTPDLSSPLMAKKGKARAAPPTDAAALNHTVLTGAGEQLPEALPDPLSGQPDFDIDPVHRPLYGRHVLVTAGPTHEPIDPVRYIANRSSGKQGFAIAAAAAALGARVTLIAGPVSLPTPSGVDRIDVESAREMAEAVKQTLPVDAAVMVAAVADWRSKDYAPEKMKKRGSAPPALLLTENPDILAQVASGKQRPKLLVGFAAETEDVVQNAIVKRKRKAADWIVANDVSGDVMGGDANTVHIVTSEGIEDLPPMAKNDVALALAERLAKALDRIDPRDE from the coding sequence ATGCACGAGCTGGTCGGTCAGCGACCGCACCGCGAGCCGTCTCGTTTGAGCGGGCCCAAGGTCCTGCTCGTGATCGGCGGCGGGATCGCTGCGTACAAATCGTGCGAGCTGGTGCGCTTGATCCGTCGCGGCGGGGGCGAAGTCACCTGCGTGCTGACGGAAGGCGGGAGCCAGTTCGTCACCCCGCTGGCGCTGGCGGCGCTGAGCGAGAACAAGGTCTATACCAGCCTGTTCGACCTGAAGGACGAGGTCGAGATGGGCCACATCCAGCTCAGCCGCGCGGCCGATCTGGTCGTGGTCTGTCCCGCGACGGCGGACCTGCTCGCCAAGATGGCGGCCGGCATCGCGGACGATCTAGCCACCACGCTGATCCTGGCGACCGACAAGCCGGTGCTCGCGGTTCCCGCGATGAACGTGAAGATGTGGCTGCACGAGGCCACCCGCCGCAACGTGGCCTGGCTGCGCGAAGCGGGCGTTGACGTGATGGAGCCCGACGAGGGCCCGATGGCGTGCGGCGAGTTTGGCCCCGGTCGCCTGCCCGATCCCGAAGTAGTATGGGCGGAGATCGCCGCGCGGTTCGGCCTGGTTGCCGATTGCGAAGGCGGGCTGGTCGAGGCGCTGGAGCCCGAGGCCGAGGTGGACGGCGGCGGGCGTCTGAGCTCGCTGCTTTCCTCCCTCGTGCCGCGCACGACCGCGCTGCGGCAGCCGTCCGACGGTGACGATGACCTGGCCGCGCCGCTGCCCCCCGTGGAGGAGGACGAGCATGCTCGAACGCCGGATTTGTCGTCCCCGTTGATGGCCAAGAAAGGCAAGGCGCGGGCCGCTCCGCCGACGGACGCCGCGGCCCTCAACCACACGGTGCTTACCGGTGCCGGCGAGCAACTGCCCGAGGCGCTGCCCGATCCGCTATCCGGACAGCCCGACTTCGACATCGATCCGGTGCACCGCCCACTCTACGGCCGCCACGTACTGGTCACGGCCGGTCCGACTCACGAACCGATCGATCCGGTGCGCTACATCGCCAACCGGTCGAGCGGGAAGCAGGGTTTCGCCATCGCGGCCGCCGCTGCCGCCCTGGGTGCCAGGGTCACGCTGATCGCTGGACCGGTGTCGCTGCCGACCCCATCAGGGGTCGATCGCATCGACGTCGAGTCCGCGCGCGAGATGGCCGAAGCGGTCAAGCAGACGCTGCCGGTCGATGCGGCGGTAATGGTGGCCGCGGTCGCCGATTGGCGGAGCAAGGATTACGCGCCCGAAAAGATGAAGAAGCGCGGGTCCGCCCCGCCGGCGCTGCTGCTGACGGAGAACCCCGACATCCTGGCGCAGGTCGCCAGTGGCAAGCAGCGGCCCAAGCTGCTGGTCGGTTTCGCCGCGGAAACCGAGGACGTGGTGCAAAACGCGATCGTGAAGCGCAAGCGCAAGGCGGCGGACTGGATCGTCGCCAACGACGTGTCGGGAGACGTCATGGGGGGCGATGCCAACACGGTGCATATCGTCACGAGCGAGGGGATCGAGGACCTGCCGCCGATGGCCAAGAACGACGTCGCGCTGGCACTCGCCGAGCGGCTGGCGAAGGCGCTCGACAGGATCGATCCTCGCGATGAGTGA
- a CDS encoding DUF4345 family protein — translation MRLILTALIFIEGLFFLVMGLGFLVMPASTVTSFHLAPDGAGGLAVLRADFPALFFVGGGAMIWGAWKRNGDLLLVPAAIFGIALLGRFVSLLADGPYPQFWSPMIVEAIAVILSLVGGRVLPHRLT, via the coding sequence ATGCGCCTGATCCTGACCGCCCTGATCTTCATCGAAGGGCTGTTCTTCCTTGTCATGGGGCTCGGCTTCCTGGTGATGCCCGCCAGCACCGTGACCAGCTTCCACCTCGCGCCCGACGGGGCAGGCGGACTGGCCGTGCTGCGGGCCGATTTCCCGGCGTTGTTCTTCGTCGGCGGCGGGGCGATGATCTGGGGCGCGTGGAAGCGCAACGGGGACTTGCTGCTGGTGCCCGCGGCGATCTTCGGCATCGCGCTGCTCGGCCGGTTCGTCAGCCTGCTGGCCGACGGGCCTTACCCGCAGTTCTGGTCACCGATGATTGTCGAGGCGATCGCGGTCATCCTCTCGCTTGTCGGCGGCCGCGTGCTGCCTCACCGGCTGACGTGA
- the ubiB gene encoding 2-polyprenylphenol 6-hydroxylase, translating to MTRPATHIWRLFLWGMTAARHRALVGIETDPNTPAPVSRMARLARWAALTSKAGQPDYAAAFQKIGPAAIKLGQSLATRPDLVGEEAAHNLLALQDSLPPVPFAAIEAEIARSFDAPVASLFASIDPVPVGSASIAQVHRAVTTEGRTVAIKVQRPGIRDKLARDIATYEWAAAHLEAMGGEASRLRPRLTIANFKRWTNRELDLRREAASASELADAMRGFDGYCIPTIDWDRTNGRVMTIEWIDGVKISDRAALIAAGHDLPALARRLVLAFLQQAISAGFFHADMHQGNLFVRADGTIVAIDFGIMGRIDRRARQWLAEILYGLTTGNYKRVAEIHFEAQYVPAYHSVDEFATALRAVGEPMRGKPVSELSVGQMLDGLFAITRDFDMQTQPHLLLLQKTMVMVEGLATSLDPSINMWEVSAPFVREWIRDELGPEAALADRLRTDVETLFRLPELVRRIEERYPARGGAPEPPPLPVIPLMWERSLGRPRWPGYLLAAVAGGAAVAAASLGGLLT from the coding sequence GTGACCCGTCCGGCAACGCACATCTGGCGGCTGTTTCTGTGGGGCATGACGGCGGCCCGTCATCGCGCGCTCGTGGGGATCGAAACCGATCCCAACACTCCGGCACCGGTGTCGCGGATGGCGCGCCTGGCGCGCTGGGCCGCGCTGACCAGCAAGGCGGGGCAGCCCGACTATGCAGCCGCGTTCCAGAAGATCGGACCGGCGGCCATCAAGCTTGGTCAGTCGCTCGCTACCCGGCCCGATCTTGTCGGCGAAGAGGCGGCGCATAACCTGTTGGCCTTGCAAGACAGCCTGCCCCCGGTCCCATTCGCGGCGATCGAGGCCGAGATCGCGCGCAGCTTCGATGCGCCGGTGGCGTCGCTGTTCGCCTCGATCGACCCGGTCCCGGTCGGGTCCGCTTCAATCGCGCAGGTGCACCGCGCGGTGACGACCGAAGGGCGAACGGTCGCGATCAAGGTGCAGCGGCCCGGGATCCGCGACAAGCTGGCGCGGGACATCGCGACCTATGAATGGGCGGCCGCGCATCTGGAGGCGATGGGCGGGGAGGCATCGCGCCTGCGCCCTCGGCTCACTATCGCCAATTTCAAGCGCTGGACCAACCGCGAGCTTGACCTGCGCCGGGAAGCCGCCAGCGCTTCGGAACTGGCTGACGCGATGCGGGGCTTTGACGGGTACTGCATCCCGACGATCGACTGGGATCGCACCAACGGCCGGGTGATGACGATCGAGTGGATCGACGGCGTCAAGATTTCCGATCGTGCCGCGCTCATCGCGGCGGGTCACGACCTCCCCGCGCTTGCCCGCCGGCTGGTGCTCGCGTTCCTGCAGCAGGCGATCAGCGCCGGGTTCTTCCACGCCGACATGCACCAGGGTAACCTGTTCGTGCGCGCCGACGGAACGATCGTGGCGATCGACTTTGGCATCATGGGCAGGATCGACCGGCGCGCGCGCCAGTGGCTGGCGGAGATCCTGTATGGCCTGACCACCGGCAACTACAAGCGCGTGGCCGAAATTCATTTCGAAGCGCAGTACGTCCCGGCCTACCACTCGGTCGACGAATTCGCGACCGCACTGCGCGCGGTGGGTGAGCCGATGCGCGGGAAGCCGGTCAGCGAGCTCAGCGTCGGGCAGATGCTCGACGGGTTGTTTGCCATCACTCGCGACTTCGACATGCAGACCCAGCCGCACCTGCTGTTGCTGCAAAAGACGATGGTGATGGTCGAGGGTCTCGCCACCAGTCTCGATCCGTCGATCAACATGTGGGAGGTCTCGGCACCGTTCGTGCGCGAATGGATCCGCGACGAACTGGGCCCGGAAGCCGCGCTGGCCGATCGGCTGCGCACCGATGTCGAGACGCTGTTCCGGCTGCCCGAACTCGTCCGCCGGATCGAGGAGCGCTATCCCGCGCGCGGCGGGGCGCCCGAGCCGCCGCCGCTGCCGGTCATCCCGCTGATGTGGGAGCGGAGCCTGGGACGACCGCGCTGGCCCGGTTATCTTCTGGCCGCAGTGGCCGGTGGCGCGGCTGTGGCTGCCGCTTCGCTGGGCGGGTTGCTGACTTGA
- a CDS encoding class I SAM-dependent methyltransferase, with amino-acid sequence MSEPARDTVSFGYEEVDPEEKTRRVGAVFSGVAAKYDVMNDAMSGGMHRLWKDTFVRRVKPQPGEAILDMAGGTGDIAFRLADRGASVTVADINQEMLDVGVERALERGIDGLVWSRQNAEDLRYPARSFDAYTIAFGIRNVTRIDRALAEAHRVLKFGGRFFCLEFSSTEWPGFKDAYDFYSHRLVPRIGEAIAGDADSYRYLIESIRRFPTMPAFEAMIRDAGFARTKVEPILGGLVAIHSGWKV; translated from the coding sequence ATGAGCGAACCTGCGCGCGACACCGTGTCCTTCGGCTACGAAGAAGTGGACCCCGAAGAGAAAACCCGCCGCGTCGGTGCGGTGTTCTCCGGCGTGGCGGCGAAGTACGATGTCATGAACGACGCCATGAGCGGCGGGATGCACCGGTTGTGGAAGGACACCTTCGTGCGCCGGGTCAAGCCGCAGCCGGGTGAGGCGATTCTCGACATGGCGGGCGGCACCGGCGACATCGCCTTCCGGCTGGCCGACCGCGGCGCGAGCGTGACGGTGGCGGACATCAACCAGGAGATGCTGGACGTCGGTGTCGAACGAGCGCTGGAACGCGGCATCGACGGGCTCGTGTGGAGCCGGCAGAACGCCGAGGACCTGCGGTATCCCGCGCGCAGTTTCGATGCCTACACGATCGCATTCGGCATCCGCAACGTGACCCGTATCGATCGCGCGTTGGCGGAGGCGCACCGGGTGCTGAAATTCGGCGGACGGTTCTTCTGCCTGGAGTTCTCGAGCACCGAGTGGCCGGGGTTCAAGGACGCTTACGACTTCTATTCGCACCGGCTGGTCCCCCGGATCGGCGAGGCGATTGCCGGAGACGCGGACAGCTATCGCTACCTGATCGAATCGATCCGCCGTTTTCCCACCATGCCCGCGTTCGAAGCGATGATCCGCGACGCTGGCTTTGCGCGGACCAAGGTCGAGCCGATCCTGGGCGGACTGGTGGCGATTCATTCGGGGTGGAAAGTCTAG
- the mutM gene encoding bifunctional DNA-formamidopyrimidine glycosylase/DNA-(apurinic or apyrimidinic site) lyase, producing MPELPEVETTVRGLAATLDGARIARVSLNRPDMRRAFPEGLVQALTGARVTGLGRRAKYGLIHTDRDTTLVFHLGMSGRWRIDPSQADKHDHLVLETADHRYALNDARRFGFVDLVDTPALDNWPAFAALGPEPLGETLSAAHLKAAFDGRKQAIKLLLLDQRIVAGLGNIYVCEALWHARINPRKAAGKVSKAALERLVPAIRDVLERSIDDGGSTLRDYAQPDGSLGYFATRFAVYGREGEACLREDRGTVSRLVQGGRSTWFCPKCQR from the coding sequence ATGCCCGAGCTTCCCGAGGTCGAAACCACCGTGCGCGGGCTGGCTGCAACGCTTGACGGCGCCCGGATCGCACGCGTTTCGCTGAACCGCCCCGACATGCGCCGGGCCTTCCCCGAAGGGCTGGTCCAGGCCTTGACGGGGGCGCGGGTCACGGGGCTCGGCCGGCGGGCCAAATACGGTCTGATCCACACCGATCGCGACACCACGCTGGTATTCCACCTGGGTATGAGCGGGCGCTGGCGGATCGATCCGTCGCAAGCCGACAAGCACGATCATCTGGTGCTGGAAACCGCCGATCACCGCTATGCGCTGAATGACGCACGCCGGTTCGGGTTCGTCGATCTGGTCGATACCCCGGCCCTCGACAATTGGCCGGCGTTCGCGGCGCTGGGACCCGAGCCGCTCGGCGAAACGCTGAGCGCGGCGCATCTGAAGGCGGCGTTCGACGGGCGCAAGCAGGCGATCAAGCTGCTGCTTCTCGACCAGCGTATCGTCGCTGGCCTGGGCAACATCTACGTGTGCGAAGCGCTGTGGCACGCGCGCATCAACCCGCGCAAGGCGGCGGGCAAAGTCTCCAAAGCTGCGCTCGAGCGTCTGGTGCCGGCCATTCGTGACGTGCTGGAGCGATCGATCGACGACGGCGGCTCGACCTTGCGCGATTATGCCCAGCCCGATGGAAGCCTCGGCTACTTCGCTACCCGCTTTGCCGTCTATGGGCGCGAGGGGGAGGCATGCCTGCGCGAGGATCGCGGCACGGTATCCCGCTTGGTACAGGGCGGCCGCAGCACCTGGTTCTGTCCCAAATGCCAGCGCTAG
- the rpsT gene encoding 30S ribosomal protein S20 — protein MANTPQAKKRIRRNNARAEINTNRVSRIRSFIKKVETAIAGGDKTAAADALKAAQPELARGVARGVLHKNTASRKMSRLSKRVAGL, from the coding sequence ATGGCCAACACGCCGCAAGCCAAGAAGCGCATCCGCCGCAACAATGCCCGCGCGGAGATCAACACCAACCGCGTGAGCCGCATCCGCAGCTTCATCAAGAAGGTCGAGACCGCGATCGCCGGAGGCGACAAGACTGCCGCCGCCGATGCGCTCAAGGCTGCCCAGCCCGAACTGGCGCGCGGCGTTGCCCGCGGCGTGCTTCACAAGAACACCGCCAGCCGCAAGATGAGCCGCCTCTCCAAGCGAGTCGCCGGCCTCTGA
- the dnaA gene encoding chromosomal replication initiator protein DnaA, which translates to MDSIIGGGNAARRNSGNGMEDLEAVNLAADWADISQGLRKDLGHQIHSQWIKPIQVGSLCEDTGTLELYLPTEFSANWVNDRFHDRLSLAWKIARGEVRQLRITVHPGRRKLPELSLADGRRPANDGDTSMIAVAAGTIGDRGFTSSVGLDPTLTFGAFVTGEANVLACNAAQRMAANEAPQFSPLYLKAATGQGKTHLLHAIGHSYLTAHPRARIFYCSAERFMVEFVQALKSNQTIEFKARLRSFDLLLVDDIQFIIGKASAQEELLYTIDALLAEGKRLVFAADRAPQALDGVEPRLLSRLSMGLVADIQAADIELRRSILQSKLVRFAPLEVPEDVIDFLARTITRNIRELVGGLNKLIAYAQLTGQEVSLQLAEEQLTDILSANRRRITIDEIQRTVCQFYRIDRSEMGSKRRARAVVRPRQVAMYLAKVLTPRSYPEIGRKFGGRDHSTVIHAVRLIEDLRLRDADMDGDVRSLLRQLES; encoded by the coding sequence ATGGACAGCATCATCGGCGGCGGCAACGCCGCGCGGCGCAACAGTGGGAATGGCATGGAAGATCTCGAAGCGGTGAACCTGGCGGCCGATTGGGCCGACATCAGCCAGGGCCTGCGTAAAGACCTCGGCCATCAGATCCACAGCCAATGGATCAAGCCAATTCAGGTTGGCTCGCTGTGCGAAGATACCGGCACGCTTGAACTGTACCTGCCGACCGAATTTTCCGCCAACTGGGTGAACGACCGCTTCCATGACCGGCTGAGCCTGGCGTGGAAGATCGCGCGGGGCGAAGTGCGCCAGCTGCGCATCACCGTGCACCCGGGCCGCCGCAAGCTGCCCGAGCTCAGCCTGGCCGATGGCCGCCGTCCGGCGAACGACGGTGACACCAGCATGATCGCGGTGGCCGCAGGCACGATCGGCGATCGCGGGTTCACCTCATCGGTCGGGCTCGATCCCACGCTGACTTTCGGGGCGTTCGTCACGGGTGAGGCGAACGTGCTCGCGTGCAACGCAGCGCAGCGGATGGCCGCAAACGAGGCTCCGCAGTTCTCGCCGCTCTACCTCAAGGCGGCGACCGGCCAGGGCAAGACCCACCTGCTCCACGCCATCGGTCATTCGTATCTCACGGCACATCCACGCGCGCGGATCTTCTACTGCAGCGCCGAGCGGTTCATGGTCGAATTCGTCCAGGCGCTGAAATCCAACCAGACGATCGAATTCAAGGCGCGGCTACGTAGCTTCGACCTGCTTCTGGTGGATGACATCCAGTTCATCATCGGCAAGGCATCCGCGCAGGAAGAACTGCTCTACACGATCGATGCGCTGCTTGCTGAAGGCAAGCGGCTGGTGTTTGCCGCCGATCGCGCGCCGCAGGCCCTGGACGGGGTCGAGCCGCGCCTGCTCAGCCGCCTCAGCATGGGCCTCGTGGCTGACATCCAGGCCGCCGATATCGAGCTGCGCCGATCGATTCTGCAGTCGAAGCTGGTCCGCTTCGCGCCGCTCGAGGTGCCCGAGGACGTGATCGATTTCCTCGCGCGCACGATCACGCGCAATATCCGCGAGCTGGTCGGCGGCCTCAACAAGTTGATCGCCTATGCCCAGCTGACCGGGCAGGAAGTCTCGCTCCAGCTTGCCGAAGAGCAGCTGACCGACATTCTTTCGGCCAACCGGCGCCGGATCACGATCGACGAAATCCAGCGGACGGTGTGCCAGTTCTACCGCATCGATCGTTCGGAAATGGGCTCCAAGCGCCGCGCGCGCGCGGTGGTCCGCCCGCGGCAGGTGGCGATGTACCTCGCCAAGGTTCTCACCCCGCGCAGCTATCCCGAGATCGGGCGCAAGTTCGGCGGGCGGGACCATTCCACGGTCATCCACGCGGTTCGCCTGATCGAGGATCTGCGCCTGCGCGATGCGGACATGGATGGCGACGTGCGGAGCCTGCTGCGCCAGCTGGAGAGCTGA
- a CDS encoding HesA/MoeB/ThiF family protein codes for MEFSPERLDRFARQIVIPEVGGAGQFTLAQAHVALVGLGGIGSPALQYLAGAGIGRLTLIDDGKVELGNLHRQTIYSERDIGHGKVVAASRWLATFDHKLTLTLHDRRIDAESAPGMIAGADLVLDGTDTFATRLAVADACVAESVPLLSAAVGRFQGQVGAFAGHLPDQACYRCYVGDAFDADDCDTCAEDGMLGAMAGWAGTLAALQAVRLLVAPAMGEPQWSTLHLLDGLAPSMRSFRVAKDPGCRTCGAAGEDVS; via the coding sequence ATGGAGTTTTCCCCCGAGCGTCTGGACCGGTTCGCGCGCCAGATCGTCATCCCCGAAGTGGGCGGCGCCGGCCAGTTCACGCTCGCGCAAGCGCATGTCGCTCTCGTCGGCCTCGGCGGGATCGGGTCGCCGGCGCTGCAGTATCTCGCGGGAGCGGGAATTGGCCGGCTGACGCTCATCGATGACGGCAAGGTCGAGCTTGGCAACCTCCATCGCCAGACGATCTATTCCGAGCGCGACATCGGCCATGGCAAAGTAGTCGCCGCGAGCCGCTGGCTGGCCACCTTCGATCACAAGCTCACCCTCACGCTGCATGACCGGCGGATCGATGCGGAGAGCGCGCCGGGCATGATCGCGGGCGCTGACCTGGTGCTCGACGGGACCGACACTTTCGCGACGCGCCTTGCCGTGGCCGACGCATGCGTTGCGGAGAGTGTCCCGCTGCTATCTGCCGCAGTCGGACGCTTCCAGGGGCAGGTCGGCGCCTTCGCCGGCCACTTGCCCGACCAGGCGTGCTACCGCTGCTATGTCGGCGACGCGTTCGACGCCGACGACTGCGATACCTGCGCCGAGGACGGCATGTTGGGCGCGATGGCCGGCTGGGCGGGCACCCTGGCCGCGCTCCAGGCAGTCCGGTTGCTGGTAGCCCCGGCCATGGGCGAACCACAGTGGAGCACGCTCCATCTGCTCGATGGTCTGGCCCCGTCGATGCGCAGTTTCCGGGTCGCCAAGGACCCCGGATGCCGGACCTGCGGGGCGGCCGGCGAGGACGTCAGCTAA
- a CDS encoding NAD-dependent deacylase, with protein sequence MRSIRNIVILTGAGISAESGIDTFRSGADGGPSLWEQHRVEDVATPEAFRRDPELVQRFYDMRRAAIQTKQQNAAHNALARLDAEWTGELLIVTQNVDDLHERAGARRVLHMHGEHLNAWCTACDTRSRWTQPLVDRPPCPRCGERSLRPDVVWFGEMPYRMDEIYSALRAADLFVSIGTSGAVYPAAGLVRDARELGIATLELNLERSQGSAWFDETQLGPASELVPAWVEQMLARSVS encoded by the coding sequence ATGCGCTCTATCCGCAATATCGTCATCCTGACCGGCGCTGGGATCAGCGCCGAGAGCGGGATCGATACGTTTCGCAGCGGTGCCGATGGCGGTCCCAGCTTGTGGGAGCAGCACCGGGTGGAGGACGTCGCCACGCCTGAGGCGTTCCGCCGCGACCCGGAGCTCGTGCAACGGTTCTACGACATGCGCCGCGCGGCAATTCAGACGAAGCAGCAGAATGCGGCTCACAACGCGCTCGCTCGGCTCGATGCCGAATGGACCGGCGAATTGCTGATCGTCACGCAGAATGTAGATGACCTGCACGAACGGGCCGGCGCCCGCCGCGTGCTGCACATGCACGGCGAGCATCTCAACGCCTGGTGCACCGCGTGCGACACGCGTTCCCGCTGGACCCAGCCATTGGTCGACCGGCCGCCCTGTCCCCGTTGCGGCGAGCGGTCGCTGCGCCCCGACGTCGTCTGGTTCGGCGAAATGCCGTATCGGATGGACGAGATCTATTCGGCGCTTCGCGCGGCCGACCTGTTCGTCTCGATCGGCACGAGCGGCGCGGTTTACCCGGCGGCGGGATTGGTCCGCGATGCGCGCGAACTTGGTATCGCGACGCTGGAACTGAACCTCGAACGTAGTCAGGGCTCGGCGTGGTTCGACGAGACGCAGCTGGGCCCGGCGAGCGAACTTGTGCCCGCGTGGGTGGAGCAGATGCTGGCGCGATCGGTTAGCTGA
- the dapB gene encoding 4-hydroxy-tetrahydrodipicolinate reductase, giving the protein MARIGIIGSDGRMGQALARALAEAGHTCAGGVDQGGNTANLAEASDALLDFTSPAALETNLHAAVGAGIPILVGTTGLEERHFAAIDSAAGAIPVLQTGNTSLGVTLLAHLVREAAARLGPQWDIEVLEMHHRMKVDAPSGTALLLGQAAADGRGIDLASRSERGRDGHTGERSEGAIGFASLRGGTVAGEHSVILAGEQERLVLSHSAEDRMIFARGAVAGAAWLIGREPGRYTMPQVLGL; this is encoded by the coding sequence ATGGCGCGGATCGGCATCATCGGCAGTGACGGACGCATGGGCCAGGCACTCGCGCGCGCGCTTGCCGAAGCAGGCCACACATGCGCCGGCGGGGTGGACCAGGGGGGCAACACCGCGAACCTGGCCGAAGCCAGCGATGCGCTGCTCGATTTCACGTCGCCAGCCGCGCTGGAGACGAACCTCCATGCCGCGGTCGGAGCCGGCATTCCGATCCTGGTGGGGACCACGGGACTGGAAGAACGGCACTTTGCCGCCATCGATTCCGCCGCCGGCGCCATCCCGGTTCTCCAGACCGGCAACACCTCGCTGGGCGTGACGCTGCTAGCGCATCTGGTGCGCGAGGCCGCGGCGCGGCTGGGGCCGCAATGGGACATCGAGGTGCTGGAGATGCATCACCGGATGAAGGTAGACGCGCCCAGCGGCACCGCGCTGCTGCTTGGGCAAGCCGCGGCTGACGGGCGGGGGATCGATCTGGCGAGCCGCAGCGAGCGCGGGCGCGACGGGCACACCGGCGAACGCAGCGAGGGCGCGATCGGGTTCGCATCGCTCCGCGGGGGCACCGTGGCCGGCGAGCACAGCGTGATCCTTGCCGGAGAGCAGGAGCGGCTGGTGCTGTCGCACAGCGCGGAGGACCGGATGATCTTCGCTCGCGGTGCGGTGGCGGGCGCGGCCTGGCTGATCGGGCGGGAGCCGGGGCGCTACACGATGCCGCAGGTGCTCGGCCTTTGA